A stretch of Polypterus senegalus isolate Bchr_013 chromosome 3, ASM1683550v1, whole genome shotgun sequence DNA encodes these proteins:
- the endou gene encoding poly(U)-specific endoribonuclease-A, producing MKLPLLSVLWVLVGLHWLQSGNVSAQVSITNEELKEISELLFSLDKNKARPSELIINPQRLIPNSETNQKVDLSTEPLYTFVDEANLFTRPTYAALINLLDNYNRMTGTAEHFTKEQVAEQEAFLKKVVAGTEIGRQLSTFLLAKGVYTSEAELIQDLQMMWFGLYSRNKGQLDSSGFEHTFVGEIKSSKVSGFHNWVQFYLLEKRGQLNYYSHNFDGPWAGFPDILGMQFNWNGFFKEVGSAFIGSSPEFDFAVYSLCYIARPGKMCHLSLGGKAQSIQTYTWTNSFYGDGKKFIASAYPVSP from the exons ATGAAGCTGCCTCTGCTCTCCGTTCTGTGGGTCCTCGTCGGCCTCCATTGGCTGCAGTCAG GCAATGTCTCGGCGCAGGTGTCCATCACCAACGAGGAGCTGAAGGAAATTTCCGAGCTGCTCTTCTCTCTGGACAAGAACAAGGCCCGTCCATCAGAGCTCATCATCAACCCTCAGCGCCTTATTCCCAACTCTGAGACCAACCAGAAAGTGGACCTCAGTACAGAGCC GCTCTACACCTTTGTGGATGAGGCCAACCTGTTCACTAGGCCCACTTATGCCGCCCTCATCAATCTGTTGGATAACTACAATCGAATGACGGGCACGGCTGAGCACTTCACCAAGGAGCAGGTGGCAGAGCAGGAGGCCTTCTTGAAAAAGGTGGTGGCCGGCACTGAGATTGGACGACAGCTAAGTACCTTCCTGCTTGCCAAAG GGGTCTACACCTCAGAGGCGGAGCTTATCCAGGACCTTCAGATGATGTGGTTCGGCCTGTACTCCCGCAACAAGGGCCAGCTGGACTCCAGTGGCTTTGAGCACACCTTTGTAG GAGAAATCAAGAGCAGCAAAGTGTCCGGCTTCCATAATTGGGTCCAGTTCTACCTGCTGGAGAAGCGCGGGCAGCTCAACTACTACAGCCACAACTTCGACGGGCCC TGGGCCGGCTTTCCCGACATCCTGGGCATGCAGTTCAACTGGAACGGCTTCTTCAAGGAGGTCGGCTCGGCCTTCATAGGCAGCAGCCCCGAATTTGACTTCGCCGTCTACAGCCTCTGCTACATCGCCCGGCCCGGCAAAAT GTGCCACCTGAGTCTGGGGGGCAAGGCGCAGAGCATCCAGACATACACCTGGACCAACTCCTTCTACGGGGACGGGAAGAAGTTCATCGCCTCAGCCTACCCGGTGTCACCCTGA